One stretch of Molothrus aeneus isolate 106 chromosome 2, BPBGC_Maene_1.0, whole genome shotgun sequence DNA includes these proteins:
- the SH2D1B gene encoding SH2 domain-containing protein 1B has protein sequence MSTGSCLWNKVSSHARLLTCSRIALKGKTHCFLWSMEFPFFHGKITRRTCEELLSKKKKNGSYLIRESESVEGALCLCVFFEGLIYTYRIFREHQGYFRIQTFEGVPERTFKTLKDLIYAFEKPNQGLIINLRYPVKKPKALQRSQRFKSEMDNVYDEFDDSADYVDVLP, from the exons ATGTCCACAGGAAGCTGCCTTTGGAATAAGGTTTCTTCTCATGCTAGGCTTCTGACTTGCTCTAGAATTGCTTTGAAAGGCAAGAcacattgttttctttggtccatggaattcccattttttcacggaaagataacaagaagaaccTGTGAAGAGTTGCtgagcaagaagaaaaagaatggcAGCTATTTAATACGGGAGAGTGAGAGTGTGGAAGGAGCCTTATGTCTCTGTGTTTT CTTTGAGGGCCTCATCTACACTTACCGTATCTTCAGAGAACACCAAGGATACTTTAGAATACAG ACTTTTGAAGGTGTTCCAGAGAGGACCTTCAAAACATTAAAGGACTTAATATACGCTTTTGAAAAGCCAAATCAAGGACTGATAATTAACCTCCGCTACCCGGTGAAGAAACCGAAGGCCTTGCAAAGAAGCCAGAGGTTCAAGTCAGAAATGGACAATGTTTATGATG AATTTGATGACAGCGCTGATTATGTTGATGTCTTACCCTGA